Proteins co-encoded in one Xanthomonas campestris pv. badrii genomic window:
- a CDS encoding anthranilate synthase component II — MLLMLDNYDSFTYNLVQYLQALGAEVTVVRNDAMSVDEIAALKPERIVISPGPCTPNEAGISLQLIERLGQSTPILGVCLGHQSIGQVYGGDVIRAGNIMHGKTSPIRHEGKGVFAGLPDSYEATRYHSLVVDKTTLPEALEVTAWTENPDGSMEEIMGLRHRQFPVEGVQFHPESILTQHGHALLKNFLER, encoded by the coding sequence ATGTTGCTCATGCTCGATAACTACGACAGCTTCACCTACAACCTCGTGCAGTACCTGCAGGCGCTGGGTGCCGAGGTCACGGTGGTGCGCAACGATGCGATGAGCGTCGATGAGATCGCTGCGCTCAAGCCCGAGCGCATCGTGATCTCGCCCGGCCCCTGCACGCCCAACGAGGCCGGTATCTCGTTGCAGCTGATCGAACGGCTGGGCCAGTCCACGCCGATCCTGGGCGTGTGCCTGGGACATCAGAGCATCGGCCAGGTCTATGGCGGCGATGTGATCCGTGCCGGCAACATCATGCATGGCAAGACCTCGCCAATCCGCCACGAAGGCAAGGGCGTGTTCGCCGGCCTGCCGGACAGCTACGAGGCCACACGCTACCACTCGCTGGTAGTGGACAAGACCACGCTGCCGGAGGCATTGGAAGTCACTGCCTGGACCGAAAACCCGGATGGCTCGATGGAAGAGATCATGGGCCTGCGCCACCGCCAGTTCCCGGTGGAAGGCGTGCAGTTCCATCCCGAGTCGATCCTGACCCAGCATGGTCACGCCCTGCTGAAAAACTTCCTGGAGCGCTGA
- a CDS encoding flavin reductase family protein, which produces MSTLDDSIHFYAPAQGHGLPHDPFNAIVGPRPIGWIGSRSAEGVVNLAPYSFFNAFNYTPPIVGFASIGRKDSLRNIEATGEFTWNLATRPLAEAMNASAAMVPAEVDEFVLAGLDAAPSRLIDVPRVAASPVSFECRLSQLVPLQSAAGESIQTWLVLGEVIGVHLARAALRDGVYDPAAVQTILRAGGPADYFEVQPQARFRMRRPGQ; this is translated from the coding sequence ATGAGTACCCTCGACGACAGCATCCATTTCTACGCGCCGGCCCAGGGCCACGGGCTGCCGCACGACCCCTTCAATGCCATCGTCGGTCCGCGTCCGATCGGCTGGATCGGTTCGCGCAGCGCCGAGGGCGTGGTCAACCTGGCGCCCTACAGTTTCTTCAACGCGTTCAACTACACCCCGCCGATCGTGGGGTTCGCCAGCATCGGCCGCAAGGACAGCCTGCGCAACATCGAGGCCACCGGCGAATTCACCTGGAACCTGGCCACCCGCCCGCTGGCCGAGGCGATGAATGCCAGCGCGGCGATGGTGCCGGCGGAGGTCGACGAATTCGTGCTGGCAGGGCTGGACGCGGCACCTTCGCGGTTGATCGATGTGCCGCGCGTGGCCGCGAGCCCGGTCAGTTTCGAATGCCGGCTGAGCCAGCTGGTGCCGCTGCAGAGCGCAGCCGGCGAATCGATCCAGACCTGGCTGGTGCTGGGCGAGGTGATCGGCGTGCATCTGGCGCGCGCCGCGCTGCGGGACGGGGTCTACGATCCGGCCGCCGTGCAGACCATCCTGCGTGCCGGTGGTCCGGCCGATTATTTCGAAGTGCAGCCGCAGGCGCGCTTCCGCATGCGTCGGCCCGGCCAATGA
- the trpD gene encoding anthranilate phosphoribosyltransferase, whose translation MPITPQEALQRTIEHREIFHDEMVDLMRKIMRGEVSDMMVAAILTGLRVKKETIGEIAGAATVMREFSRRVEVSDRRHMVDIVGTGGDGSHTFNISTCAMFVAAAGGAKVAKHGNRSVSSKSGSADALEALGAVIELQPEQVAASLAQTGIGFMYAPVHHPAMKVVAPVRREMGVRTIFNILGPLTNPAGSPNILMGVFHPDLVGIQARVLQELGAERALVVWGRDGMDELSLGAGTLVGELRDGQVREYEVHPEDFGIAMSASRNLKVADAAESRTMLLQVLDNIPGPALDIVALNAGAALYVAGVADRIADGVARARAVLADGSARARLEAYVAFTRQIAAQA comes from the coding sequence ATGCCCATCACCCCGCAAGAAGCCCTGCAGCGCACCATCGAACACCGCGAAATCTTCCATGACGAAATGGTGGACCTGATGCGCAAGATCATGCGCGGCGAAGTCTCCGACATGATGGTCGCCGCCATCCTCACCGGGCTGCGGGTCAAGAAGGAAACCATCGGCGAAATCGCCGGCGCCGCCACGGTGATGCGCGAGTTCTCGCGCCGCGTGGAGGTGAGCGATCGCCGGCACATGGTCGATATCGTCGGCACCGGTGGCGATGGCTCGCACACCTTCAACATCTCCACCTGCGCGATGTTCGTGGCCGCAGCAGGTGGCGCCAAGGTGGCCAAGCACGGCAATCGCAGCGTGTCATCCAAATCCGGCAGCGCCGATGCGCTGGAGGCGCTGGGCGCAGTGATCGAGCTGCAGCCCGAGCAGGTGGCCGCATCGCTGGCGCAGACCGGCATCGGCTTCATGTATGCGCCGGTGCATCACCCGGCCATGAAGGTGGTGGCGCCGGTGCGGCGCGAAATGGGCGTGCGCACCATCTTCAACATTCTCGGGCCGCTGACCAATCCGGCTGGCTCGCCCAATATCCTGATGGGCGTGTTCCATCCGGACCTGGTCGGCATCCAGGCGCGCGTGCTGCAGGAGCTGGGCGCCGAGCGCGCATTGGTGGTGTGGGGGCGCGACGGCATGGACGAGCTCTCGCTCGGCGCCGGCACGCTGGTTGGCGAACTGCGCGATGGCCAGGTGCGCGAGTACGAAGTGCATCCGGAAGACTTCGGCATCGCGATGTCGGCCAGCCGCAACCTGAAGGTGGCCGATGCAGCCGAATCGCGCACGATGCTGCTGCAGGTGCTGGACAACATCCCCGGCCCGGCCCTGGACATCGTCGCGCTCAACGCCGGTGCCGCGCTGTATGTGGCCGGTGTGGCCGACAGGATTGCCGATGGTGTCGCGCGTGCGAGGGCTGTGCTGGCCGATGGCTCGGCGCGCGCCAGGCTGGAGGCCTATGTGGCCTTCACCCGCCAGATCGCCGCGCAGGCGTGA